The window TTTTATTAAGTCAACGCCTGAGAGCAGAAAATCTAGTTGCTCTGCACCGCCGGCGGCGATGTCGGTGGCCGGTGGGTTGGAGTGGGTGGTGTGCCTCGGCTGCTCCCGGTGGGCGTGGAAGCGGCTCACCTATATAGGCGCCTACGACAGCGAGTCGTGGCCGCCGGCGACGGCGGCCGAGCTGGAGCCCGCCCCGCGCGCCGTTCGAGCCGTCCTCGCCGTCTACGCGCCCGACGGCGACGTGGCTGACCCCCGCTTCCGCATCGACCCCGCCGGCGTCGTCAAGCGCGTCGCCTACGACGAGATCCCCGACGGCCGGTGCCCGACGTACCTGATCTACGCCGATCGCCAGTACCGGGAGGTGGTCCTCGCCGTCCGCGGCCTCAACCTCTTCCGAGAGACCGACTACCAGGTGCTCCTCGACAACCACCTCGGCCAGCAGATGTTCGACGGCGGCTTCGTCCACCACGGTCTCCTCGACGCCGCCAAATGGCTCCTGAACCGGGAGGCCGACACGCTCCGACAGCTTCTCGCCGAGCTCGGCCCCGACTCCAAGCTCGTGTTCTCCGGCCACTCGCTCGGCTCCGGCATCGCGTCGCTGATGACGGTGATCGCCGTCAACCACCGGGAGCAGTTCGGGGGCATTGCCAGGAGCCAAATCCGATGCTACGCCATCGCCCCCGCCCGGTGCATGTCCCTCAACCTCGCCGTCAAGTACGCCGACGTCATCAACTCCATCATTTTGCAGGTTGCATTATTTCTTCATCCACATCTCATAATTCAACGCATTTCGATCTGAATACACACGATAAATcttttttcttaatatttttcagGATGATTTTCTACCAAGAACACCGACGCCATTGGAATATATCTTTGGATCTATCTTTTGGTGAGTCATCCAGCTAGTGATTTTAGTGTCTGTTTCCTTGAATAGTTAAATCAAAAGGATGGAAATCAACAACCCTAATAAGCAACTGCAGATCAATTAGAGACTAGTCGATTTTAGTGTCTGTTTCCTTTTGAACAGTTTGCCATGCTTCTTAATTTTGGTGTGCATGAGAGATACATTTATTCCAGAGAAGAGAAAGCTCAATGATCCAAGGAGGCTTTATGCTCCTGGTCGAATTTACCATATCGTCGAGAGGAAATCTTGCAGGTGCTGCGTGATTACTTTACTTTTAATCATCCTCTGCGACTTCCTTCAATAATATGTTCTTCCTCAAACTTATATGTGATGCAGATGTGGAAGGTACCCTCCTGAGGTCAGGACTGCCATTCCTGTCGATGGAAGATTCGAACACATTGTGCTATCGTGTAGCACGACTGCGGACCACGCGATCGTGTGGATCGAACGGGAATTACAGAAGGCAGTAGATGTGAGGCCTTCGAAAACAAACACTATTTTCGATATGTTTCCGAGAGACTGACTAGTTTAACATGTGTGGTGAGGGTGTATTTTACAGTTACTGAAGGATTCGGATCCAACAAGTCCTCCACTGCAACAAGCAATGAGCAGGAAGCTGAGTCTTGAACAAGAGCACAAGCATGCCTTGGAAAGAGCAGTGACCTTGAACATTCCGCACGCCGTGGCCTCGACTGGGGAAGAGTCCAGTGAAGCCACCGGCAGTGGCCGTGAGAAGGCGGAGAGCTAGGAGGCCTTCTTCCCTTTTATCATTTTGGCATTTGTTTGTTCATAATCGTGCATCATTTATTGGGGTTTTGTTGAATGTAAAATGAGAGGGATCATATGGCCCGTTGTTGATAGATTTGTTTGATGAGAAATTTTATAACTTACACTGTTTCTTGCTCTTTTTATTTGATAGATATGCTTCGATTTCATAAGACCTACGAAACAATAGCAATAAAGGTATTTAAGTCTTCTATAATAGTTTCAAAAGAGATTATTAGTCTTCTAAAATAAGACGTATGATCTCATAGAATATTAATTTgatcaattttcttaaaatttttaaattgtaGTAGTGATTAAAAATCATACCAA is drawn from Zingiber officinale cultivar Zhangliang chromosome 1B, Zo_v1.1, whole genome shotgun sequence and contains these coding sequences:
- the LOC121983367 gene encoding uncharacterized protein LOC121983367, which encodes MSVAGGLEWVVCLGCSRWAWKRLTYIGAYDSESWPPATAAELEPAPRAVRAVLAVYAPDGDVADPRFRIDPAGVVKRVAYDEIPDGRCPTYLIYADRQYREVVLAVRGLNLFRETDYQVLLDNHLGQQMFDGGFVHHGLLDAAKWLLNREADTLRQLLAELGPDSKLVFSGHSLGSGIASLMTVIAVNHREQFGGIARSQIRCYAIAPARCMSLNLAVKYADVINSIILQDDFLPRTPTPLEYIFGSIFCLPCFLILVCMRDTFIPEKRKLNDPRRLYAPGRIYHIVERKSCRCGRYPPEVRTAIPVDGRFEHIVLSCSTTADHAIVWIERELQKAVDLLKDSDPTSPPLQQAMSRKLSLEQEHKHALERAVTLNIPHAVASTGEESSEATGSGREKAES